In Artemia franciscana chromosome 4, ASM3288406v1, whole genome shotgun sequence, a single window of DNA contains:
- the LOC136026204 gene encoding DCN1-like protein 3, translating to MGKFLSCLRKTNFEAAPCDAKDPIVPETGPRTEEHSPFLTDSYTIIQPSNDGRSLYTYKTPVIGRNSICSTTSDIARNNNNSSLDIDIKIHSLFDQYKDNDVDSILLDGMEKFCVDLGLQPDDFKMLVLAWKFRADVMCQFTRNEFFQGCKVMNADSIEGILNKIPYIVDELNDPGQFKDFYKFTFKFGLDKSIGEKTLPVDTASALWRLVFSRDKPPFLDKWIDFLLLHKHIRGIPKDTWMMFLTFCSTVDPSLSNYDECEAWPSVFDDFVEAMKPKS from the coding sequence AAACTGGACCAAGGACAGAAGAACATTCACCCTTCCTCACTGATTCTTACACTATCATTCAGCCGTCAAATGATGGTAGAAGCCTGTATACATATAAAACACCTGTAATTGGTAGAAACAGTATTTGCAGTACAACATCAGATATTgcaagaaacaacaacaacagtaGCTTAGATATTGATATCAAGATTCATTCATTATTTGATCAGTATAAAGACAATGACGTAGATTCTATCCTTTTAGATGGAATGGAAAAGTTTTGTGTTGATTTAGGATTGCAGCCAgatgattttaaaatgttaGTGCTTGCTTGGAAATTTCGTGCAGATGTGATGTGTCAATTCACaagaaatgaattttttcaagGTTGTAAAGTTATGAATGCTGATTCCATTGAAGGAATTCTCAACAAAATACCTTATATTGTAGATGAGCTTAATGATCCTGGACAGTTTAAGGATTTCTATAAATTTACCTTTAAATTCGGTTTGGATAAAAGCATTGGTGAAAAAACATTACCTGTTGACACAGCTTCAGCCCTTTGGAGGCTAGTTTTTAGTAGAGATAAGCCGCCATTTCTTGATAAGTGGATTGATTTCTTATTGCTCCATAAACATATTCGTGGGATACCCAAGGACACATGGATGATGTTTTTAACATTCTGTAGTACTGTTGATCCAAGTTTGAGTAATTATGATGAATGTGAAGCCTGGCCTAGTGTATTTGATGATTTTGTTGAGGCCATGAAACCTAAAAGCTAA